The following are from one region of the Methanospirillum hungatei genome:
- a CDS encoding OBG GTPase family GTP-binding protein yields the protein MAGIEDQIKEIEDEIQNTVYNKATSKHIGRLKAKLAKMKEDAVNRAMKAGGGGEGYAVKKSGDATVVLVGFPSTGKSTLLNVLTGTESETGAYAFTTLTVVPGALEHKGAKIQLLDIPGLIAGAAMGKGRGKEVIAVVRNADMIVLLVDVFNEKHVDVLFRELYDAGIRVNVPKPDITIKKTSRGGVRLNAVGTLDLDIEEVRSILTENRIASADILIRGNATQDDLIDAIMGSRVYIPAIIAVNKVDLIDEKDRKKIEEDLTERFGQNPLMISAATGYHMEELKDAVYDALGFIRIYLKPQAGPADMDEPLIMRIGSKIEDVCRKLHRDFVDKFRYARVWGTSVKHEAQRVGIAHSLDDGDILQIIIER from the coding sequence ATGGCTGGTATTGAGGATCAAATCAAGGAAATAGAGGACGAGATCCAGAATACCGTTTATAACAAGGCGACCTCAAAGCATATCGGGCGTTTAAAAGCAAAACTCGCCAAGATGAAAGAGGATGCCGTTAACCGTGCAATGAAAGCCGGAGGTGGCGGCGAGGGGTATGCTGTCAAAAAATCCGGCGATGCTACGGTGGTTCTCGTCGGATTTCCTTCTACTGGTAAATCCACGCTCCTGAACGTTCTTACAGGCACTGAAAGTGAGACTGGAGCATACGCATTCACAACATTGACTGTGGTTCCCGGCGCTCTTGAGCACAAAGGCGCAAAGATTCAGCTCCTGGATATTCCCGGACTGATCGCAGGTGCCGCGATGGGAAAAGGTCGGGGCAAAGAAGTAATTGCCGTTGTCAGGAATGCAGATATGATCGTCCTTCTTGTGGACGTATTCAATGAAAAACACGTCGATGTCCTCTTCCGCGAACTCTATGATGCAGGTATACGGGTAAACGTTCCAAAACCTGACATCACCATCAAGAAAACCTCACGAGGGGGTGTACGCCTGAATGCAGTGGGTACATTGGATCTTGATATCGAAGAAGTCAGATCAATCCTGACTGAGAACCGTATTGCAAGTGCTGATATTCTCATCAGAGGCAATGCAACCCAGGATGACCTGATCGATGCAATCATGGGGAGCAGAGTATATATCCCTGCAATCATCGCGGTCAATAAGGTTGACCTTATCGATGAGAAAGATAGAAAAAAGATCGAAGAGGATCTTACCGAACGGTTTGGACAAAATCCGCTTATGATATCTGCAGCAACCGGATATCACATGGAAGAATTAAAGGATGCTGTCTATGATGCACTCGGATTTATTCGGATATACCTAAAACCACAGGCTGGACCGGCAGATATGGATGAACCACTCATCATGCGAATAGGTTCAAAAATAGAAGATGTCTGCCGGAAACTTCACCGTGACTTTGTCGATAAATTCAGATATGCAAGAGTATGGGGTACATCAGTGAAGCATGAGGCACAACGGGTTGGGATTGCACATTCCCTGGATGATGGAGATATCCTGCAGATAATCATCGAACGATAA
- a CDS encoding tRNA (guanine(10)-N(2))-dimethyltransferase, translating to MDLTWVTEGRTTIAVPCQNPDVPFPPGTAPVFYNSRMALNRDTTVLIVRQTNPHSYLDAMAASGIRGCRVGYESEVPVTLNDRDPLAIDLITHNVQSLGIDAHVTCRDANSLMSEEKFGFVDLDPFGTPAPFVDAAIRSTGKYLGVTATDTAPLCGAHLKAGIRRYMARPLNTEYHTEVGLRILLGNVARHAAVYDKGVTPLFCYAHEHFVRLHLQLKSSATAADKSIARLGYVHQCPKCPYRMEEQKFFPGTYTCPLCGASLTPTGPLWTGSIHDPDILAGMIRDSETFTAGDPAGLSKLLAVCRDEPDISFSYDYHKLGKYYRLSPGPIDVLLNRLRDKGYCAGRVHYSGYGIKTDAPLEIIRDCLIQ from the coding sequence ATGGACCTCACCTGGGTCACGGAAGGCAGGACCACCATTGCAGTGCCCTGCCAGAATCCTGACGTTCCTTTTCCGCCTGGTACTGCGCCAGTCTTTTACAACTCCCGAATGGCACTCAACCGGGACACCACAGTCCTGATTGTCAGACAGACAAATCCTCATTCCTACCTTGATGCAATGGCTGCTTCAGGGATCCGGGGATGTAGAGTTGGGTATGAATCTGAAGTACCAGTTACCCTCAATGATCGGGATCCGCTTGCCATTGACCTCATCACGCATAATGTGCAGTCTCTCGGGATTGATGCTCATGTAACGTGTCGGGATGCAAATAGTCTGATGTCTGAAGAAAAATTCGGGTTTGTAGATCTGGATCCTTTTGGGACTCCGGCACCGTTTGTTGATGCAGCAATCCGTTCCACCGGAAAATATCTGGGAGTTACCGCGACTGATACAGCTCCGTTATGTGGTGCCCATCTGAAAGCCGGAATACGAAGATACATGGCACGACCACTCAATACTGAATACCATACAGAAGTTGGGCTTCGAATACTTCTTGGAAATGTTGCCAGGCATGCTGCAGTGTATGATAAAGGTGTTACCCCGCTTTTTTGTTATGCGCATGAACATTTTGTCAGACTCCATCTTCAACTAAAAAGTAGTGCCACAGCTGCAGACAAGAGTATTGCACGACTTGGATATGTGCATCAGTGTCCGAAATGTCCGTACCGGATGGAAGAACAAAAGTTCTTCCCGGGAACATATACATGTCCATTATGCGGAGCCTCTCTTACTCCGACTGGCCCTTTATGGACCGGATCTATTCATGATCCTGATATTCTGGCGGGTATGATCCGGGATAGCGAGACATTTACTGCTGGTGATCCTGCTGGTTTGTCAAAACTTTTAGCAGTATGCAGGGATGAACCTGATATCTCCTTTAGTTATGATTACCACAAACTAGGGAAGTATTATCGGCTCTCACCAGGACCGATTGATGTGTTGCTGAACCGATTAAGAGATAAGGGGTATTGTGCTGGTCGGGTCCATTATTCCGGGTATGGAATTAAGACCGATGCACCATTGGAAATAATCAGAGATTGTCTCATTCAATGA
- a CDS encoding geranylgeranylglycerol-phosphate geranylgeranyltransferase, with the protein MNGAAYLSITRPVNSVVAGLAGILATVIATGTIPAEFLFIFLIVLLITGAGNVINDYYDRDIDAINQPDRPIPAGLISPSYALIYAVLLFFAGNAIAILFTPVPLTCIALGNSALLWLYAAYLKGMPLIGNISVSYLAASIFLFGGAIEGISGIITVLPVAGATFGLMLARELIKDAEDMPGDKEHGARTFPLVYGIRPTLLLALASTIFGVIISILLVYRWGIVYLAAILLVDFVLLYGSIKGLSAKNSEEIIQARSSKILKTGMFASLLVFLGSAILL; encoded by the coding sequence ATGAACGGCGCAGCATATCTTTCTATTACCCGACCGGTAAATTCTGTGGTCGCAGGACTTGCCGGAATATTAGCTACTGTGATAGCTACCGGAACAATTCCAGCAGAATTCTTATTTATATTTTTAATTGTCCTGTTAATCACCGGTGCAGGGAATGTTATCAATGACTATTATGATCGTGATATTGATGCAATAAACCAACCGGACAGACCCATCCCTGCAGGATTGATCTCTCCGTCATATGCCCTCATTTATGCTGTTCTTTTATTTTTCGCAGGAAATGCTATTGCAATTCTCTTCACACCAGTCCCACTCACCTGCATTGCTTTGGGCAATTCAGCACTTCTTTGGTTATATGCTGCATATCTGAAGGGAATGCCCCTCATAGGAAATATTTCTGTATCATACCTTGCTGCCAGTATCTTCCTCTTTGGTGGTGCGATTGAAGGAATTTCAGGAATTATTACCGTCTTGCCAGTGGCCGGGGCAACCTTTGGATTGATGCTGGCACGTGAACTTATCAAAGATGCAGAAGATATGCCAGGTGACAAAGAGCATGGAGCTCGGACCTTTCCGCTTGTGTATGGTATTCGGCCCACACTTCTCCTAGCTCTTGCAAGTACGATATTTGGTGTCATCATCAGCATATTGCTTGTATACAGATGGGGAATAGTCTATCTGGCTGCAATTCTCCTTGTTGACTTCGTTCTCCTATATGGTTCAATAAAAGGATTATCTGCAAAAAATTCTGAAGAAATTATTCAGGCACGAAGTTCAAAGATATTAAAAACAGGTATGTTTGCATCCCTTCTGGTTTTTCTGGGATCTGCAATTTTATTATAA